In the genome of Candidatus Bathyarchaeota archaeon, the window TTACGATAACTTCGTCGATGGGTGGAGGTTTTGAACGAAAGAAGTTTTGAATGTTTCTGTCCCTCCGCCCGCCTTTTCGGTGCTTAAGGACTTGGGTTGTCGACGTTTTTCACGTACACTACGACAGGGGATTCCCCCGAAGGTTCGGGGGATTCGGGGGGTTCTGGAAGCGAGGTGTTTAAGGATTCGCTTGTTGGAGTAGGAAGTGGTTCTTCCTTTTCTTCGGTTTTTTCTTCAATAATTTCTTTTGATGCTTCACCTAGAAGCATGTTGGATAGTTGGTTTTTCAGTATTTCAAAGTCGTTCTTCTCTGCGTTAATTCGCTTAAGTCCTTCTTTCACCATTTCTATGGCGGTTTGATAGGATTCTTCATCGATTTGTCCTATCTCCCGTTCGATCTCCAGATTAATTAAGGCTGAATTGAGCTCTTTAACTCGCTGAGTGCATTGTCCAATTTCTTGCTCAACATCTGTAATAGTGCTTTCTGCTTCTGTCTTCAACTGGTTCAGTGCGCCTTCAAAACTTGAATACAAGTCGCCATACATTTCTTCAGGAATTTTCTTCT includes:
- a CDS encoding CdvA-like protein; translation: MSESTSNLFTYLGKPVKDEYGHIIGTMASFLVTPGGRINGVFIEHGDGRITRYSSDQVKTENGEIMLFSTLRMKANNFCNQIPLLWRKTQAIKDLNEKKKIPEEMYGDLYSSFEGALNQLKTEAESTITDVEQEIGQCTQRVKELNSALINLEIEREIGQIDEESYQTAIEMVKEGLKRINAEKNDFEILKNQLSNMLLGEASKEIIEEKTEEKEEPLPTPTSESLNTSLPEPPESPEPSGESPVVVYVKNVDNPSP